The Campylobacter sp. RM10537 genome has a segment encoding these proteins:
- a CDS encoding 7-carboxy-7-deazaguanine synthase QueE, with translation MQIVEIFLSIQGEGKYAGKLAIFIRFAGCNFNCSGFGVEIKKDGKILKGCDTIRAVFTQEFKQKYKILNANEIFNQVIKLKDKFNPIIVITGGEPLIYHQNPEFITLIKSLLEENFEVHFESNGSIEIDFLKYSFYKECIFALSVKLENSGVDRHKRLNFKALKSFKNNSKDSFYKFVLDANTLKTSSEEISEILKEAPNEVFCMPMGENQINLDKNAKKIAEFCIKNGYNYSDRIHIRLWNDKESV, from the coding sequence TTGCAAATTGTTGAAATTTTTTTAAGTATCCAAGGAGAGGGTAAATATGCTGGAAAATTAGCTATTTTTATTCGTTTTGCAGGTTGTAATTTCAATTGTAGTGGTTTTGGGGTTGAAATTAAAAAAGATGGAAAAATTCTAAAAGGTTGTGATACTATAAGAGCTGTTTTTACTCAAGAATTTAAGCAAAAATATAAAATTTTAAATGCAAATGAAATTTTTAATCAAGTAATAAAACTTAAAGATAAGTTTAATCCTATCATAGTAATTACAGGTGGAGAGCCTTTAATTTATCATCAAAATCCTGAATTTATTACTTTAATCAAATCTTTATTAGAGGAAAATTTTGAAGTTCATTTTGAAAGCAATGGTAGTATAGAAATTGATTTTTTAAAATATTCTTTTTACAAAGAATGCATTTTTGCATTAAGTGTTAAATTAGAAAATAGCGGAGTAGATCGTCATAAGCGTTTGAATTTTAAAGCTCTTAAATCATTTAAAAATAATTCCAAAGATAGTTTTTATAAATTTGTATTGGATGCAAATACATTAAAAACCTCTTCGGAAGAAATTTCAGAAATTTTAAAAGAAGCTCCTAATGAAGTTTTTTGTATGCCTATGGGGGAAAATCAGATTAATTTAGATAAAAATGCTAAAAAAATTGCTGAATTTTGTATCAAGAATGGATATAATTATTCTGATAGAATTCATATTCGTTTATGGAATGATAAAGAGAGCGTATGA
- a CDS encoding 6-pyruvoyl trahydropterin synthase family protein — protein MIIRKLFEFENAHIVRFCSSKRCKSSIHGHSYKVEVLLESKYLDNAGMVYDFGLLKTYIRQIIDSFDHAITLFNQDDQSYLHEMKKYSQRWITLPVNVSAENFCRVFFILIDALLKQTKMVNGEQGVNLQSIIVHETRTGYAQAFKDDAYSDILPKISLNDIEFSPAIKAEWNDIDFYDKLKNSYIFTNPKEI, from the coding sequence ATGATTATTAGAAAATTATTTGAATTTGAAAATGCCCATATTGTTAGATTTTGCTCTTCAAAACGTTGTAAAAGTAGCATACATGGACATTCTTACAAAGTCGAAGTTTTGCTTGAGAGTAAATATTTGGATAATGCTGGAATGGTTTATGATTTTGGACTTTTAAAAACTTATATTCGTCAAATTATTGATAGTTTTGATCATGCTATTACACTTTTTAATCAAGATGATCAATCTTATTTGCACGAGATGAAAAAATATTCTCAAAGATGGATTACTTTGCCTGTTAATGTGAGTGCTGAAAATTTTTGTCGCGTGTTTTTTATACTTATTGATGCTTTGCTTAAGCAAACAAAGATGGTTAATGGAGAGCAAGGCGTGAATTTGCAAAGTATTATAGTCCATGAAACAAGAACAGGCTATGCTCAAGCTTTTAAAGATGATGCTTATTCAGATATTTTGCCAAAAATTTCTCTTAATGATATTGAATTTTCACCAGCTATTAAAGCAGAGTGGAATGATATAGATTTTTATGACAAATTAAAAAATTCATATATTTTTACAAATCCTAAGGAGATCTAA
- a CDS encoding cytochrome c, with translation MGKILITIISFLIALSISACSDNDELNSKKQNSIEDKVELEKNDETTQLSDTNLPLPVDDESDNFNITYNTNSSIVGSLYKQKCASCHGEKGELKPKKSVAIRNLSFENWTLKIQKLKDNSHAFLTKEQSDNLAKYIIKVK, from the coding sequence ATGGGCAAAATTTTAATTACTATTATAAGTTTTCTTATTGCTTTATCAATTAGTGCTTGCAGTGATAATGATGAGTTAAATTCTAAAAAACAAAATTCTATAGAGGATAAAGTTGAGTTAGAAAAAAATGATGAAACAACGCAACTAAGCGATACAAATTTGCCTTTACCTGTGGATGATGAATCGGACAATTTTAATATAACTTATAATACAAATTCGAGTATAGTAGGTTCTTTATATAAACAAAAATGTGCCAGTTGTCATGGAGAAAAAGGAGAATTAAAACCTAAAAAAAGTGTAGCTATTAGGAACTTAAGTTTTGAAAATTGGACTTTAAAAATTCAAAAATTAAAAGATAATTCTCATGCTTTTTTAACAAAAGAACAAAGCGATAATTTAGCAAAATATATTATTAAGGTAAAATAA
- a CDS encoding 16S rRNA (uracil(1498)-N(3))-methyltransferase has product MQFLYHEQAGEEILKLKGEEFAHLKARRVKENEILILRNLKDKFAYTYKISNVERHSCQLHFLGKENKTTYKNTALNLALAVIDIKILEKTLPFLNELGVETLHLVFTDFSQRNFKIDLSRFEKIIIASCEQCGRESKMKIQIYNHVKDFYEKFPEAVLVDFEGEVKEFDLNKIYFVGPEGGFSQSEKQIFKEKIRLKAQNILKSQTAIISIASKILL; this is encoded by the coding sequence ATGCAATTTTTGTATCATGAGCAGGCTGGTGAGGAAATTTTAAAATTAAAAGGTGAAGAATTTGCTCATTTAAAGGCAAGAAGGGTTAAAGAAAACGAAATATTAATTTTAAGAAATTTAAAGGATAAGTTTGCTTATACCTATAAAATTTCTAATGTGGAACGTCATTCTTGCCAATTGCATTTTTTAGGTAAGGAAAATAAAACAACATATAAAAATACCGCTTTAAATTTAGCTTTAGCTGTGATAGATATCAAGATTTTAGAAAAAACACTTCCTTTTTTAAATGAACTTGGGGTCGAAACTTTACATCTTGTTTTTACTGATTTTTCGCAAAGAAATTTCAAAATAGATTTAAGTCGCTTTGAAAAAATTATCATCGCATCTTGTGAACAATGCGGAAGAGAAAGTAAAATGAAAATACAAATTTATAACCATGTAAAAGATTTTTATGAAAAATTTCCAGAAGCTGTTTTGGTTGATTTTGAAGGAGAAGTAAAGGAATTTGATTTAAATAAAATTTATTTTGTGGGTCCTGAAGGAGGATTTAGTCAAAGTGAGAAACAAATTTTTAAAGAAAAAATTAGATTGAAAGCTCAAAATATTCTTAAAAGTCAAACTGCTATTATATCAATTGCCTCAAAAATACTTCTTTAA
- the rpmE gene encoding 50S ribosomal protein L31 — translation MKKEIHPEYVECKVSCACGNTFVTKSNKNELRVDICSSCHPFFTGSEKIVDAAGRVEKFKKKYAMQ, via the coding sequence ATGAAAAAAGAAATTCACCCAGAATATGTAGAATGTAAAGTTAGTTGTGCTTGTGGCAATACTTTTGTAACTAAGTCTAATAAAAATGAATTAAGAGTAGATATTTGTTCGAGTTGTCATCCTTTTTTTACAGGAAGTGAAAAAATAGTTGATGCTGCAGGTCGTGTAGAGAAATTTAAGAAAAAATACGCAATGCAATAA
- the rsmI gene encoding 16S rRNA (cytidine(1402)-2'-O)-methyltransferase — MLYFIPTPIGNLGDISFRALELLKTCEIFFCEDTRISKSLLLSLSHKFKIDFKTKKMISFHSHNEKEILKNLNPEIFSQDIAFLSDAGMPGISDPGYALVDFALKNGIKFEVLPGANAALVALVSSALSEKEFVFMGFLANKGKDRIKDIQRALNHSYASIIYESPKRILSLVEQISFIDENREIFAIKEISKKFETKFKGKAKEVFNELKEANLNGEWVLVISKNHQNLNYNSLLESDILELDIPLKTKSKLLSKINGKSPKEIYAKLLLSQN; from the coding sequence ATGCTCTATTTTATTCCTACTCCGATAGGAAATTTAGGCGATATATCTTTTCGTGCTTTAGAGCTTTTAAAGACTTGTGAAATTTTTTTTTGCGAAGATACAAGAATAAGCAAGTCTTTGCTTTTATCACTTTCTCATAAATTTAAAATTGATTTTAAAACTAAAAAAATGATTTCTTTTCATTCTCATAATGAAAAGGAAATTTTAAAGAATCTAAATCCAGAAATTTTTTCTCAAGATATAGCTTTTTTAAGTGATGCAGGTATGCCAGGTATTAGCGATCCTGGGTATGCTTTAGTTGATTTTGCTTTGAAAAATGGTATTAAATTTGAAGTTTTACCAGGTGCAAATGCAGCTTTAGTTGCTCTTGTAAGTTCAGCTCTAAGTGAAAAAGAATTTGTTTTCATGGGTTTTTTAGCTAATAAAGGCAAAGATCGTATAAAAGATATTCAAAGAGCTTTAAATCATTCTTATGCGAGTATTATTTATGAATCGCCTAAGCGAATTTTATCTTTGGTAGAGCAAATTTCTTTTATAGATGAAAATCGTGAAATTTTTGCAATAAAAGAAATTTCTAAAAAATTTGAAACAAAATTTAAAGGTAAAGCCAAAGAAGTTTTTAATGAACTAAAAGAAGCAAATTTGAATGGAGAATGGGTACTTGTTATTTCAAAAAATCATCAAAATTTAAATTATAATTCTTTATTAGAAAGTGATATTTTAGAGCTTGATATTCCTCTGAAAACCAAAAGCAAACTTTTATCCAAAATCAATGGAAAAAGTCCAAAAGAAATTTATGCAAAACTGCTTTTAAGTCAAAATTAG
- a CDS encoding TrmH family RNA methyltransferase — translation MIVYGKQIFFYILEHHKDLIKELYLAKECDKEIFKKIANFGFKIKKLDFKTAQAYAKGGNHQGFLLDIEEYQFKELTSLKKSDFIVILCGISDVGNIGSIARTSYALGAGGIIFIGERLNMEGVIRTSSGAALDLDIVLNRDILSVINELKQVGFKIFASANGGKEIHDFRFEKNKKALILGSESLGLSQKIINKCDDCLGIKMKHGFDSLNVSAAFAILCDRMINA, via the coding sequence ATGATAGTTTATGGAAAACAAATATTTTTTTACATTCTAGAGCATCATAAAGATCTAATTAAAGAGCTTTATTTGGCTAAAGAATGCGATAAAGAAATTTTTAAGAAAATTGCAAATTTTGGATTTAAAATTAAAAAACTTGATTTTAAAACAGCTCAAGCTTATGCTAAAGGTGGAAATCATCAAGGTTTTTTACTTGACATTGAAGAATATCAATTTAAAGAATTAACTTCCTTAAAAAAAAGCGATTTTATAGTGATACTTTGCGGTATTAGTGATGTTGGAAATATAGGTTCTATTGCACGAACTAGCTATGCTTTAGGAGCTGGTGGAATTATTTTTATTGGAGAAAGATTAAATATGGAGGGAGTGATACGTACAAGTAGTGGTGCGGCTTTGGATCTTGATATTGTTTTAAATCGTGATATTTTATCAGTTATAAATGAGTTAAAACAAGTTGGATTTAAAATTTTTGCTAGTGCAAATGGAGGAAAAGAAATTCATGATTTTAGATTTGAAAAAAACAAAAAAGCTCTCATTTTAGGAAGTGAGAGTTTGGGATTGAGCCAAAAAATAATAAATAAATGTGATGACTGTTTAGGTATAAAGATGAAACATGGTTTTGATAGTCTTAATGTCAGCGCAGCTTTTGCAATACTTTGTGATAGGATGATAAATGCTTAA
- a CDS encoding LL-diaminopimelate aminotransferase: MFDEIRFNTIERLPNYVFAEVNAIKMNARRLGKDIIDFSMGNPDGKTPQHIIDKLCESANKDKTSGYSASIGIFKLRLAICDWYQRKYNVSLDPETEVVATMGSKEGFVNLARAIINPGDVAIVPTPAYPIHTQAFIIAGGNVVKMPLIYNENFELDEDKFFQILNTTLQESVPKPKYLVVNFPHNPTTVICEKSFYEKLVQIAKKERFYIISDIAYADLTYNSYKTPSILEIDGAKDVAVETYTLSKSYNMAGWRVGFVAGNKRLINALKKIKSWFDYGMYTPIQVAATVALNSDQSCVEKIRLNYEKRMQVLIESFSNIGWNLSKPKASMFVWAKLPPQKAYLKSLEFSKQLLQEANVAVSPGVGFGEAGDDYVRIALIENENRIRQASRNIKKYLKE; encoded by the coding sequence ATGTTTGATGAAATTCGTTTTAATACTATAGAAAGATTGCCAAATTATGTTTTTGCAGAAGTTAATGCAATAAAAATGAATGCAAGACGTTTAGGGAAAGATATTATCGATTTTTCTATGGGAAATCCAGATGGAAAGACTCCGCAGCATATTATTGATAAATTATGCGAAAGTGCTAATAAAGATAAAACCTCAGGTTATTCCGCTTCAATTGGAATTTTTAAATTAAGATTAGCTATTTGTGATTGGTATCAAAGAAAATATAATGTTAGCCTTGACCCTGAAACCGAAGTTGTTGCAACTATGGGCTCTAAAGAAGGATTTGTTAATCTTGCTAGAGCAATTATTAATCCAGGTGATGTAGCCATAGTTCCAACTCCTGCTTATCCTATACATACTCAAGCTTTTATTATAGCTGGGGGCAATGTAGTTAAAATGCCTTTGATCTATAATGAAAACTTTGAATTAGATGAAGATAAATTCTTTCAAATTTTAAACACAACCTTACAAGAAAGTGTTCCAAAACCTAAATATTTAGTTGTTAATTTTCCGCATAATCCTACAACAGTAATTTGTGAAAAAAGTTTTTATGAAAAATTAGTTCAAATTGCAAAAAAAGAAAGGTTTTATATTATTTCAGATATTGCCTATGCTGATTTAACATATAATTCTTACAAAACTCCATCAATTTTAGAAATCGATGGTGCTAAAGATGTAGCTGTAGAAACTTATACTCTTTCAAAATCTTATAATATGGCTGGTTGGAGAGTGGGTTTTGTAGCAGGAAATAAGCGTTTAATTAATGCTTTAAAAAAAATTAAATCTTGGTTTGATTATGGCATGTATACTCCAATACAAGTAGCAGCAACCGTTGCGTTAAATTCTGATCAAAGTTGTGTTGAAAAAATTAGATTAAATTATGAAAAAAGAATGCAGGTTTTAATCGAGTCTTTTTCTAATATAGGTTGGAATTTATCAAAACCTAAAGCAAGCATGTTCGTTTGGGCAAAACTTCCACCTCAAAAAGCTTATTTAAAAAGTTTAGAATTTTCAAAGCAACTTTTACAAGAAGCTAATGTGGCTGTTAGCCCAGGAGTTGGCTTTGGAGAAGCTGGCGATGATTATGTGCGTATTGCTTTAATAGAAAATGAAAATCGCATACGTCAAGCTTCCAGAAATATAAAAAAATATCTTAAAGAATAA
- a CDS encoding homoserine dehydrogenase — MKVAILGYGTVGSAVVKTLLENQKIIKARCGQDIIPVIALAKTPKNNALIPITTNVNEILNRDDIDVFVELMGGIDKPYELISEILKKGKSVVTANKALLAYHRYELENLAKNLAFGYEASVAGGIPIIKVLKEGLSANNIISIKGILNGTCNYILTCMQEGMDFNKALKKAQELGYAESDPSFDIQGKDAAHKLLILASIAYHLDAKPEDILIEGIENIGSEDMYFAKEFDFTIKLLGIAKLKNSCVELRVHPTMISKDKILSKVDGVMNAISIEGDLLGESLYYGAGAGGMATASAVISDLIDVAKENLRSPMLGFRKNIEFKLLKQDEIYTKYYLRIKVEDKIGVLSEITQLMSKNLISIDSFLQKSKKDENYTTLFFTTHFTYEKSIKALIKILEKQDFVKDKPFMMRIEE, encoded by the coding sequence ATGAAAGTAGCGATTTTAGGTTATGGAACCGTAGGTAGCGCAGTTGTTAAAACTTTACTAGAAAATCAAAAGATAATTAAGGCTAGATGTGGACAGGATATTATTCCAGTAATTGCTTTAGCAAAAACTCCAAAAAATAATGCTTTAATTCCAATAACAACAAATGTCAATGAAATTTTAAATCGAGATGATATCGATGTTTTTGTTGAGCTTATGGGTGGAATCGATAAACCCTATGAACTTATAAGTGAAATTTTAAAAAAAGGAAAAAGTGTTGTAACAGCTAACAAAGCTTTATTAGCTTATCATCGTTATGAGCTTGAAAATTTAGCTAAAAATTTAGCATTTGGGTATGAAGCTAGTGTGGCTGGAGGTATTCCAATTATTAAAGTTTTAAAAGAGGGCTTAAGTGCTAATAATATTATAAGCATAAAAGGTATTTTAAATGGTACCTGTAATTATATTTTAACTTGTATGCAAGAGGGAATGGATTTTAACAAGGCCTTAAAAAAAGCTCAAGAATTAGGTTATGCCGAATCAGATCCAAGTTTTGATATACAAGGTAAAGATGCTGCCCATAAGCTTTTAATTTTAGCCAGTATTGCTTATCATTTGGATGCCAAGCCTGAAGATATTTTAATTGAAGGTATTGAAAACATAGGATCTGAAGATATGTATTTTGCTAAAGAGTTTGATTTTACAATTAAACTTTTAGGTATTGCTAAGTTAAAGAATTCTTGTGTAGAATTGAGAGTTCATCCTACTATGATCAGCAAGGATAAAATTCTCTCAAAAGTAGATGGCGTGATGAATGCGATTTCTATTGAAGGAGATTTGCTAGGAGAAAGTTTATATTATGGAGCTGGAGCTGGAGGAATGGCAACTGCAAGTGCTGTTATTTCAGATCTAATTGATGTTGCAAAGGAAAATCTTAGATCACCTATGTTAGGTTTTAGAAAAAATATTGAATTTAAACTTTTAAAACAAGATGAAATTTATACAAAATATTATTTAAGAATTAAAGTTGAAGACAAAATAGGCGTGCTATCTGAAATCACACAACTTATGTCTAAAAATTTAATTTCAATAGATAGTTTTTTACAAAAATCTAAAAAAGATGAAAACTATACAACTTTATTTTTTACCACACATTTTACTTATGAAAAAAGTATCAAAGCCTTGATTAAAATATTAGAAAAACAAGACTTTGTTAAAGATAAGCCTTTTATGATGCGTATAGAAGAGTAA
- a CDS encoding YraN family protein, which translates to MGLKAYLDGIKGEDQACIFLKKHKFTILERNFHSKFGEIDIIAIKDDILHFIEVKFTQNSYDIYERFDYNKYQKIIKTIKVYLLKKRLNNDFQIDLICVKNNIIEFIENVSF; encoded by the coding sequence ATGGGATTAAAAGCTTATCTTGATGGAATTAAAGGAGAAGATCAAGCTTGTATTTTTTTAAAAAAACATAAATTTACTATTTTAGAGAGGAATTTTCATTCTAAATTTGGTGAAATTGATATTATCGCTATAAAAGATGATATATTGCATTTCATAGAAGTTAAATTTACCCAAAATAGCTATGATATTTATGAACGTTTTGATTATAATAAATATCAAAAAATCATCAAAACTATTAAAGTTTATCTATTGAAAAAAAGATTAAATAATGATTTTCAAATTGATCTAATTTGCGTTAAAAATAATATAATAGAATTTATTGAAAATGTTAGTTTTTAA
- the trxB gene encoding thioredoxin-disulfide reductase gives MLDLAIIGGGPAGLSAGLYATRGGLKNVVMFEKGMPGGQITSSSEIENYPGVAQVMDGISFMAPWNEQCMRFGLKHEMVGVEQILQNDDKTFTIKLEGGKTETAKAVIVCTGSAPKRAGFKGEDEFFGKGVSTCATCDGFFYKNKEVAVLGGGDTALEESLYLANICSKVYLIHRRDEFRAAPSTVEKVKKNEKIELITSASIDEVYGDKMGVSGVKVKLKDGSIRDLKVPGIFTFVGLNVRNEILKQDNGQFLCSMEEGGQVSVDLKMQTSVSGLFAAGDLRKDAPKQVICAAGDGAIAALSAMAYIESLH, from the coding sequence ATGTTAGATTTAGCAATTATAGGTGGAGGTCCAGCTGGTCTTAGTGCCGGTCTTTATGCAACTCGCGGTGGCTTAAAAAATGTAGTAATGTTTGAAAAAGGTATGCCAGGAGGGCAGATCACTTCAAGTTCTGAAATTGAAAATTATCCAGGTGTGGCGCAAGTTATGGATGGAATTTCTTTTATGGCTCCTTGGAATGAACAATGTATGCGTTTTGGTCTTAAACATGAAATGGTCGGTGTGGAGCAAATTTTACAAAATGATGATAAAACTTTCACTATTAAATTAGAAGGTGGAAAAACAGAAACAGCAAAAGCCGTAATTGTTTGCACAGGATCAGCTCCAAAAAGAGCAGGTTTTAAAGGAGAAGATGAATTTTTTGGAAAAGGAGTGAGTACTTGTGCAACGTGTGATGGATTTTTTTATAAAAATAAAGAAGTAGCCGTTTTAGGTGGTGGAGATACAGCATTAGAAGAATCTTTATATCTTGCTAATATTTGTTCTAAAGTTTATCTTATCCATCGTAGAGATGAATTTAGAGCCGCTCCTTCAACGGTTGAAAAAGTAAAGAAAAATGAAAAAATTGAATTGATCACTAGCGCGAGTATTGATGAAGTTTATGGTGATAAAATGGGTGTTAGCGGAGTAAAAGTGAAGCTAAAAGATGGAAGCATTAGAGATTTAAAAGTTCCAGGAATTTTTACTTTTGTTGGTTTAAATGTGAGAAATGAAATTTTAAAGCAAGATAATGGCCAATTTTTATGTTCTATGGAAGAAGGTGGGCAAGTGAGTGTTGATCTTAAAATGCAAACGAGTGTTTCTGGGCTTTTTGCTGCAGGAGATTTGAGAAAAGATGCTCCAAAGCAAGTTATTTGTGCTGCAGGAGATGGGGCTATAGCTGCACTTAGTGCTATGGCTTATATAGAAAGCCTGCATTAA
- a CDS encoding YqaE/Pmp3 family membrane protein — MRLIICILLPWLGFFTIGKPFSAIICFILQITLIGWLPAMVWAVYALNQYKTDKKIANILKNQEGKI; from the coding sequence ATGAGATTAATCATTTGTATTTTATTGCCTTGGCTCGGTTTTTTTACTATAGGCAAACCCTTTTCTGCAATTATATGTTTTATTTTGCAAATTACCCTTATTGGCTGGCTACCCGCTATGGTCTGGGCTGTATATGCTCTTAACCAATATAAAACAGATAAAAAAATTGCAAATATTTTAAAAAACCAAGAAGGGAAAATTTAA
- the bamE gene encoding outer membrane protein assembly factor BamE domain-containing protein: MKYLLSIILAFILGACYQKGLEVNQDKLNSIVIGKSTQEDVEKIIGYPVRKTSLGNKEVWYYDFTRISSVPGFDKDESTVFEFNKKGIVVKKYKTSGSGNSNPLLGG, from the coding sequence ATGAAATATTTATTATCTATTATTTTAGCTTTTATTTTAGGCGCTTGTTATCAAAAAGGTTTAGAAGTTAATCAAGATAAATTAAATTCTATTGTTATAGGAAAGAGTACTCAAGAAGATGTAGAAAAAATTATAGGTTATCCTGTAAGAAAAACAAGTTTGGGCAATAAAGAGGTATGGTATTATGATTTTACTAGAATTTCTTCTGTTCCTGGATTTGATAAAGACGAAAGCACAGTTTTTGAATTTAATAAAAAAGGCATAGTAGTTAAAAAATATAAAACTTCAGGTTCTGGAAATTCAAATCCTTTGTTAGGTGGGTAA
- a CDS encoding DASS family sodium-coupled anion symporter: protein MFYVKLFIPFVVGLIVYFIPIPEGLNANAWLYFSIFIGLIIGLILEPISPALIGVIAVTLAVLFKVGPVGSNNIETIIKDSVAIKWGLSGFSDSVVWLIFAAFTIGLGFSKTGLGERLALYLVSKLGKSTLGLGYAIAIVDLVLAPFIPSNAARSGGTVYPIVSNISPMFESYADKNPRKIGAYLVWMGLASSCLTSSIFLTGQAPNPLALSLISKNGVMVVDWLSWFLAFLPVGLILFVITPILGYFIYPPEVKGSKEIAIWANEKYQALGKMPTSQIFMLIIALIGLVLWVGSGFFKINATTTALIMIILMIACKIITWQDFLGNKPAWNTLVWFATLVTMAGGLKNVGFLDYLANSLGHKLSGFEPFIATVLLLMLFSWLRYFFASGTAYVTAIIAVFVSLASSIKGANPAEVMLILTLPMGFMGIITPYGTGSSPLWFGSNYIKGPQFFLLGGIFALIYMVIYFLVGIPWIKFIMPYLSFH from the coding sequence ATGTTTTATGTAAAACTTTTTATACCTTTTGTGGTTGGATTAATCGTTTATTTTATTCCAATACCAGAAGGTTTAAATGCTAACGCTTGGCTTTATTTTAGTATTTTTATAGGTCTTATTATAGGCTTGATTTTAGAACCTATTTCACCTGCTTTAATTGGAGTTATAGCGGTTACCTTAGCTGTTTTATTTAAAGTTGGACCTGTTGGTTCTAATAACATAGAAACCATTATTAAAGATTCTGTCGCGATAAAATGGGGACTATCAGGATTTTCTGATTCTGTAGTTTGGCTTATTTTTGCTGCTTTTACTATAGGACTTGGTTTTTCAAAAACAGGATTGGGTGAAAGATTGGCTCTTTATCTCGTTTCAAAACTTGGAAAATCTACCTTGGGTTTAGGTTATGCTATTGCTATAGTAGATTTAGTTTTAGCTCCTTTCATACCTAGTAATGCTGCAAGAAGTGGAGGAACGGTTTATCCTATAGTCAGCAACATCTCCCCTATGTTTGAAAGCTATGCGGATAAAAATCCTAGAAAAATCGGTGCTTATCTTGTATGGATGGGTCTAGCAAGTTCTTGCCTTACGAGTTCTATTTTTCTTACAGGTCAAGCTCCAAACCCACTTGCTCTCTCTTTAATCTCTAAAAATGGAGTTATGGTCGTAGATTGGCTTAGTTGGTTTTTAGCCTTTTTGCCAGTAGGATTAATACTTTTTGTTATTACTCCAATTTTAGGATATTTCATATATCCACCAGAAGTTAAAGGATCAAAAGAAATAGCTATTTGGGCAAATGAAAAATATCAAGCCTTAGGAAAAATGCCAACTTCTCAAATTTTTATGCTTATTATTGCTCTTATTGGATTAGTGCTTTGGGTTGGATCAGGCTTTTTTAAAATCAATGCTACAACTACAGCTTTAATCATGATTATTTTAATGATAGCTTGCAAAATAATTACTTGGCAAGATTTTTTAGGCAACAAGCCAGCTTGGAATACTCTCGTATGGTTTGCAACTCTTGTTACAATGGCAGGTGGACTTAAAAATGTCGGATTTTTAGATTATTTAGCTAATTCTTTAGGACATAAACTTTCAGGTTTTGAGCCATTTATTGCTACAGTTTTACTTTTAATGTTATTTTCTTGGCTTAGATATTTCTTCGCCTCAGGAACTGCTTATGTTACAGCCATCATCGCCGTTTTTGTATCTTTAGCTAGCTCTATCAAGGGAGCAAATCCAGCAGAAGTTATGCTAATACTTACATTACCAATGGGCTTTATGGGTATCATCACTCCTTATGGAACAGGATCTTCTCCTTTATGGTTTGGAAGTAATTATATCAAAGGACCTCAGTTTTTCTTATTAGGTGGAATTTTTGCTTTAATTTACATGGTAATTTATTTTCTTGTGGGAATACCTTGGATTAAATTTATTATGCCTTATTTGAGTTTTCATTGA
- the ybeY gene encoding rRNA maturation RNase YbeY has translation MILSDEKYEFLEKIANFLSPKDIELIFVNNKEMQEINLNQRNQNKTTDVLSFPLENIDENIPLGSIVINTELAQEKAKEFGHSYEEELSLLFIHAMLHLLGFDHEKDNGEMRKKEEELIKYFKLPTSLIVRTIS, from the coding sequence ATGATACTTAGCGATGAAAAATATGAATTTTTGGAAAAAATAGCCAATTTTTTAAGTCCGAAAGATATTGAACTTATTTTTGTTAATAATAAAGAAATGCAAGAAATTAATTTAAATCAAAGAAATCAAAATAAAACAACTGATGTCTTATCTTTTCCACTTGAAAATATAGATGAAAATATTCCTTTAGGCTCTATAGTCATCAACACAGAATTAGCCCAAGAAAAAGCGAAAGAATTTGGCCATAGCTATGAAGAGGAATTAAGCTTGTTATTTATTCATGCTATGCTTCATTTATTAGGCTTTGATCATGAAAAAGATAATGGAGAAATGCGAAAAAAAGAAGAAGAACTTATAAAATACTTCAAATTACCTACAAGTTTAATTGTTAGAACCATAAGTTAA